Proteins from a single region of Nitrospirota bacterium:
- a CDS encoding type II/IV secretion system protein: MDEKTKKTILKILQSAGLLSKKQMDDILSKEDVFRARLLKSKGAVMKRGRGIQPDISIFDIIDSLKLKMPGSDSVYISEETVMKEMARHLNMPFLKIDPLTIDSDAATKIVSRPYAVKHLLLPVKLSGNTLTVATSNPFERDGIDGIKQSKGYDIDVVVSTKSDILRIITEFYGFKSSIAAAHGELSSQIDLGNLEQYVKLKSVSDLGASDQHIIDAVEYLLHYAYSQRASDIHIEPKREHSLIRFRIDGVLHGIHKMPKAVHPAFVSRIKMLSRMDIAEKRRPQDGRIKTEQDGKEIELRVSTLPVAFGEKVVIRIFDPNILMQDIENLGFMERELALFKSFVASPNGLILVTGPTGSGKTTTLYSALKTLSTSDVNLVTIEDPIEMIHEDFNQTSIQPQIGVTFASSLRTILRQDPDIIMVGEIRDFETADNAIQSALTGHLVLSTLHTNDAPGSVTRLLDLGIQPFLINSTLIGVVAQRLVRTVCRHCVEQYHLSENECRMLGINYDRTKNAKVSIGAGCPQCRGTGYLGRAGIFEVLEITEKIRGAIEEKAAPAKIRQIARVEGFKTLRECAVEIMFKGVTTFDEIIRVTGISV; encoded by the coding sequence ATGGATGAGAAAACAAAAAAGACCATCCTTAAAATCCTCCAGTCGGCAGGTCTTCTGTCAAAAAAGCAGATGGACGATATCCTGTCAAAAGAAGATGTGTTTCGCGCCCGTCTCCTTAAATCAAAGGGCGCAGTCATGAAGCGCGGCAGGGGAATACAGCCTGACATTTCAATCTTTGACATTATTGATTCATTGAAATTGAAAATGCCGGGCAGCGATTCTGTGTATATTTCGGAAGAGACTGTCATGAAGGAGATGGCGAGGCATCTCAACATGCCGTTTTTAAAGATTGACCCCCTTACGATTGATTCCGATGCGGCGACAAAGATTGTCTCAAGGCCTTATGCTGTTAAACACCTGCTTTTGCCGGTTAAGCTTTCAGGCAATACTCTGACCGTTGCCACGTCAAACCCTTTTGAACGCGACGGCATTGACGGCATCAAACAATCCAAGGGCTATGACATAGATGTTGTTGTTTCAACAAAATCAGATATACTGAGGATTATTACAGAATTTTACGGCTTCAAATCTTCCATTGCCGCCGCGCATGGCGAGCTTTCATCGCAGATAGACCTCGGCAATCTTGAGCAGTATGTAAAATTAAAATCAGTTTCAGATCTCGGAGCCTCGGACCAGCATATTATTGACGCCGTTGAATATCTTCTGCATTATGCCTATTCGCAGCGGGCCTCGGACATACACATAGAGCCTAAGCGGGAGCACAGCCTTATACGGTTCAGGATTGACGGGGTGCTGCACGGCATACACAAGATGCCGAAGGCGGTGCATCCTGCGTTTGTCTCCCGCATCAAAATGCTGTCCCGCATGGATATAGCAGAGAAACGCAGGCCTCAGGACGGCAGGATTAAGACAGAGCAGGACGGCAAAGAAATAGAACTCCGCGTATCAACACTGCCTGTTGCATTCGGAGAGAAGGTTGTCATAAGAATTTTTGACCCGAATATTTTAATGCAGGACATTGAAAATCTCGGCTTTATGGAAAGGGAACTTGCGCTTTTCAAGTCTTTTGTCGCATCTCCAAACGGGCTTATTCTTGTTACCGGTCCCACCGGAAGCGGCAAGACAACGACCCTTTACTCTGCGTTAAAGACTCTTTCAACGTCCGACGTAAACCTTGTCACCATAGAAGACCCTATTGAAATGATACACGAGGATTTTAACCAGACTTCCATACAACCGCAGATAGGCGTTACCTTTGCAAGCAGTTTGAGGACGATTCTCAGGCAGGACCCGGACATAATCATGGTCGGCGAGATAAGAGATTTTGAGACGGCGGACAATGCCATTCAGTCTGCGCTTACAGGGCATCTTGTGCTCTCCACGCTTCACACCAACGACGCCCCGGGCTCTGTCACAAGACTTTTGGACCTCGGCATCCAGCCTTTTCTGATTAATTCCACTCTTATTGGCGTAGTGGCGCAGAGGCTTGTAAGGACCGTATGCAGGCACTGTGTGGAACAGTATCACCTCTCGGAAAATGAGTGCAGGATGCTTGGTATAAATTACGACAGGACGAAAAATGCGAAGGTCTCAATCGGCGCCGGATGTCCGCAGTGCAGGGGCACGGGCTATCTCGGACGGGCCGGAATTTTTGAGGTCCTGGAGATAACGGAAAAGATAAGGGGCGCCATTGAGGAAAAGGCGGCGCCTGCCAAAATCAGGCAGATTGCAAGGGTTGAAGGTTTTAAGACCCTCAGGGAATGCGCCGTGGAGATAATGTTTAAAGGCGTGACCACATTTGACGAGATTATAAGGGTGACAGGCATTTCAGTATGA
- a CDS encoding tetratricopeptide repeat protein, whose product MKTIEEADKVNMLYKISLLHKPIVHILLIVIIALIAYSNTFHVPFQFDDKPYIAENSAIKDFQYFIEPSKIEKIKLSYPLSNILVQYTFKKRLMGSLTFAINYKLHGFNVTGYHIFNLSIHIINALLVYWFVLLTFQTPSLRMLNSEHRTHLIALFSSLLFVSHPIQTQAVTYITQRFASLATLFYLLSMVMYVKFRTQNLPSGQAGTEHRAQSTDKRQKTFSLSSVFWYLGSVLSAVLAMKTKEIAFTLPVVIILFEFMFFDNLRSTKEITKKLLYLTPLILTILIIPLSLIPKGNTMENIDEATRALSTMSRWDYLFTQFRVTVTYIRLLFLPINQNLDYDYPIYNSFLNPNVFLSFLFLLSVFGLGVYLFYYSKKYSTFILHPSSLRLTAFGIFWFFITLSVESSIIPTQDIIFEHRLYLSSIGVFVAIITSIFIITAKLQRKWETMNKGIVLLFIVIIISLAGTTYSRNTVWSDEIRLWEDVVKKSPNKARGHINLGLAYDSNNLTDKAIEHLQTALKLNPDSLEAHIDLGKIYDANNLPDKAIEHLQTALKLNPDSSEAYNNLGLVYAKKGEFDVAVELYNKAIALNPYHFTSYVGRGNVYDDKNQPDKAIEDYNKAISLNPDYATAYLERGITYMRIGKLGLAILDFQRACDMRDNDACAQLGHALEKK is encoded by the coding sequence ATGAAAACCATAGAAGAGGCAGATAAGGTTAACATGCTTTATAAAATAAGTCTCCTGCATAAACCAATAGTTCATATTTTATTAATTGTCATAATCGCCCTGATTGCATACTCAAATACTTTTCATGTGCCATTTCAGTTTGATGATAAACCGTATATCGCTGAAAATTCGGCTATCAAAGACTTCCAGTATTTTATAGAGCCTTCAAAAATAGAGAAAATTAAATTGTCTTATCCCCTTTCTAATATTTTGGTTCAATATACTTTTAAAAAAAGGCTCATGGGCTCCCTTACCTTTGCTATTAATTATAAATTGCACGGCTTTAATGTTACAGGTTATCATATCTTTAATCTTTCAATCCATATCATCAATGCCTTGCTTGTCTATTGGTTTGTCCTGCTCACGTTTCAAACACCTTCTCTCCGAATGCTAAACTCTGAACACCGAACACACTTAATTGCCTTATTCTCAAGTTTGCTCTTTGTCTCACATCCGATACAGACTCAGGCAGTTACTTATATCACACAGCGATTTGCGTCCCTTGCGACGCTCTTTTATCTCCTGAGTATGGTGATGTATGTGAAGTTCAGAACACAGAACCTGCCTAGCGGACAGGCAGGCACAGAGCACAGAGCACAGAGCACAGACAAGAGGCAAAAAACCTTTAGTCTGTCATCGGTGTTCTGGTATCTGGGCTCTGTCCTCTCGGCTGTCCTTGCCATGAAGACAAAGGAAATCGCATTTACACTTCCTGTTGTTATTATTCTCTTTGAGTTTATGTTCTTTGATAATCTACGATCCACAAAAGAAATTACGAAAAAATTGCTATATCTTACTCCTTTAATTCTCACAATTTTGATAATACCACTAAGCCTTATACCAAAAGGAAATACTATGGAAAATATAGATGAAGCTACGAGAGCCCTTTCAACTATGTCACGGTGGGATTATTTATTTACTCAATTCAGAGTAACTGTTACTTACATAAGGTTATTGTTTCTGCCGATAAACCAGAATCTTGATTATGATTATCCGATATACAACTCATTTCTAAATCCGAATGTGTTTTTGTCATTTTTGTTTCTATTGTCTGTCTTCGGACTCGGGGTTTATCTGTTTTATTATTCAAAAAAATATTCAACCTTCATCCTTCATCCTTCATCCTTACGCCTCACCGCCTTCGGCATTTTCTGGTTCTTCATAACACTGTCTGTTGAGTCAAGTATAATACCCACACAAGATATAATTTTTGAGCATAGGTTGTATTTGTCATCTATAGGCGTCTTTGTTGCAATAATAACTTCTATATTTATTATCACTGCCAAACTGCAAAGAAAATGGGAAACAATGAACAAGGGCATAGTCTTATTATTTATAGTAATTATTATTAGTCTTGCCGGCACTACTTATTCCAGAAACACCGTATGGAGCGACGAGATTAGGCTATGGGAAGATGTAGTGAAAAAAAGCCCTAATAAGGCAAGGGGGCATATCAATTTGGGACTTGCATATGATTCTAATAATTTAACAGATAAAGCAATAGAACATTTACAAACCGCCCTGAAATTAAACCCTGATTCTTTAGAAGCACATATTGATCTTGGCAAAATTTACGATGCTAATAATTTACCAGACAAAGCGATAGAACATTTACAAACTGCCCTGAAACTGAATCCCGATTCTTCAGAGGCATATAATAATCTCGGTCTTGTCTATGCCAAGAAAGGAGAGTTTGACGTGGCAGTTGAATTATATAACAAGGCAATTGCTTTGAATCCTTATCATTTTACCTCTTACGTCGGTCGCGGCAATGTTTATGATGATAAAAATCAGCCTGATAAAGCAATTGAAGATTACAATAAGGCAATCAGTTTAAATCCTGATTATGCTACGGCGTATCTTGAGCGAGGGATTACTTATATGCGCATCGGCAAATTAGGATTGGCAATATTAGATTTCCAGAGGGCTTGTGATATGAGGGACAATGATGCATGCGCGCAGTTAGGACATGCTTTAGAAAAAAAGTAA
- the pgeF gene encoding peptidoglycan editing factor PgeF: protein MKFIKPHNFISSGVKAFFTTKTTGNNFYEPLKESGFPEDSIYMPLQKHTDSVMILEDDFKPQIADAILTERKGVLIGVQVADCVPVLLLDEGKSVIGAVHAGWRGTSSGILKKTINAMKEKFGSSAEDILVAIGPSIRQCCYNVGDEVKDAVHMATGEGGYFSKRDEKYLIDLSNANRIQALAAGVLEKNIWQSEECTFCKPAKFHSFRYAKDRAGRQGGFIGMI, encoded by the coding sequence ATGAAATTTATTAAGCCGCATAATTTTATAAGCTCCGGCGTAAAGGCTTTTTTTACGACTAAGACAACGGGCAATAACTTTTATGAGCCGCTGAAAGAAAGCGGTTTTCCGGAGGATTCCATTTACATGCCTTTGCAGAAGCATACGGACAGTGTAATGATTTTAGAAGATGATTTTAAACCTCAGATTGCAGATGCTATACTAACAGAAAGGAAGGGCGTATTAATCGGGGTGCAGGTTGCAGACTGCGTCCCTGTACTTTTGCTGGATGAAGGCAAGTCGGTAATCGGCGCCGTCCATGCGGGGTGGAGGGGAACGTCGTCAGGTATTTTGAAAAAGACGATAAATGCCATGAAGGAGAAGTTTGGCTCATCAGCAGAAGATATTTTGGTCGCTATAGGTCCGAGCATCAGGCAGTGCTGTTATAATGTCGGAGATGAAGTAAAGGATGCAGTGCATATGGCAACGGGAGAGGGCGGATATTTTTCCAAACGAGATGAAAAATATTTAATTGACCTTTCAAATGCAAACAGGATTCAGGCTCTGGCGGCAGGCGTTTTAGAGAAAAATATCTGGCAGTCGGAAGAATGCACTTTTTGCAAACCTGCAAAATTCCATTCTTTCAGATATGCAAAAGACCGCGCCGGAAGACAGGGCGGATTTATAGGAATGATATAA
- a CDS encoding CBS domain-containing protein, with product MLKAKDMMTKDVITVKPEATVEELARLLIEHKISGVPVVDEGKKLIGIVTENDLISQNRRLHIPTIIRLFDAYIVLGSGKLEGEIRKMAATTVGEICTKNIVTITEETSMDDIATIMSDKNIHLIPVVRDKVVVGIIGKADLVSAMTREA from the coding sequence ATGCTCAAGGCTAAAGATATGATGACAAAGGATGTTATTACCGTTAAGCCGGAAGCAACAGTTGAGGAGCTTGCGCGATTGCTGATAGAACATAAAATCAGCGGCGTGCCCGTGGTAGACGAAGGGAAAAAACTTATCGGCATTGTCACTGAAAATGACCTCATAAGCCAGAACAGAAGGCTCCATATTCCGACAATAATAAGGCTTTTTGACGCCTATATTGTACTCGGCTCCGGCAAGCTGGAAGGAGAAATCAGGAAAATGGCGGCTACCACAGTCGGTGAAATCTGCACAAAAAATATCGTTACAATTACGGAAGAAACGTCTATGGATGATATTGCCACGATAATGTCAGATAAAAATATTCACCTGATACCTGTTGTCAGGGATAAGGTGGTTGTCGGAATTATAGGCAAGGCTGATTTAGTCAGCGCTATGACCCGTGAAGCTTGA
- the tsaE gene encoding tRNA (adenosine(37)-N6)-threonylcarbamoyltransferase complex ATPase subunit type 1 TsaE: MKLESRNETETREIGRRVGRQLQTGDVVCLYGELGSGKTTMVKGIASAFGIDERDITSASFTIIAEYKGATPFYHIDLYRVETERAGELGLDEYLGKGVSVVEWAERAGEEIPEGCIKVRINYAGENERDILIEGVDL; this comes from the coding sequence GTGAAGCTTGAAAGCAGAAACGAAACAGAGACAAGGGAAATCGGCAGAAGGGTTGGAAGACAGCTTCAGACAGGAGATGTCGTTTGTTTATACGGAGAGCTCGGCTCAGGCAAGACAACGATGGTTAAAGGCATAGCTTCTGCCTTTGGGATAGACGAACGCGATATAACAAGCGCAAGTTTTACAATCATTGCCGAATATAAAGGGGCAACGCCTTTTTATCACATAGATCTTTACAGAGTGGAGACTGAAAGGGCAGGGGAACTCGGGCTTGATGAATACCTTGGCAAAGGCGTATCAGTTGTTGAATGGGCTGAGAGGGCAGGGGAGGAAATCCCTGAAGGATGTATAAAGGTCAGGATTAATTATGCGGGAGAAAATGAAAGGGATATTTTAATAGAGGGGGTTGACTTGTAA
- a CDS encoding NAD(+)/NADH kinase yields MKKVGIITKKGMPGAVNAVRGAVKSLWKKGFEVFVEPELAADLRIKGYPRNEIPAHAEMIIVLGGDGTLLHAAGLIGGREIPILGVNLGGLGFITEITLNEIPDAINKIASGKYSLEERIMLSARVDRRGKQVFKAGALNDVVIHKSALARMIEFDARVDRRDVTTLKADGLIISTPTGSTAHSLSAGGPILYPTLGAFVVTPICPHTLTNRPIVLPDKFILEVSIKMGDEVYLTLDGQVGFPLKVKDTVKVRKAGYKTKFIRLSDRDYFEVLRTKLKWGER; encoded by the coding sequence ATGAAAAAGGTCGGCATAATAACAAAGAAAGGGATGCCCGGGGCTGTAAATGCAGTCAGGGGCGCTGTGAAGTCTTTATGGAAAAAAGGATTTGAAGTTTTTGTTGAGCCTGAATTAGCCGCAGACCTGAGGATAAAGGGTTATCCGCGCAATGAGATCCCTGCGCACGCAGAAATGATAATTGTCTTGGGCGGAGACGGCACTCTTTTACATGCGGCAGGATTAATCGGCGGCAGGGAGATTCCGATACTTGGCGTCAATCTCGGAGGACTCGGGTTTATTACTGAAATTACCCTAAATGAGATTCCTGACGCAATTAATAAAATCGCATCCGGTAAGTACAGTTTAGAAGAACGCATAATGCTTTCCGCCCGTGTGGACCGGCGGGGGAAACAGGTTTTTAAGGCAGGCGCCCTTAATGATGTTGTAATACATAAAAGCGCCCTTGCAAGGATGATTGAGTTTGACGCCCGTGTGGACCGCAGGGATGTCACAACCCTAAAGGCTGATGGACTGATAATCTCAACGCCTACCGGCTCAACCGCCCATTCGCTTTCGGCCGGCGGGCCTATTTTATATCCTACACTCGGGGCGTTTGTTGTAACTCCTATATGTCCGCATACTCTTACAAACAGACCGATTGTCCTGCCTGATAAATTTATTTTAGAGGTCTCTATAAAAATGGGGGATGAAGTTTATCTTACGCTTGACGGACAGGTTGGTTTTCCGCTAAAGGTCAAAGATACAGTGAAGGTCAGGAAGGCAGGGTATAAGACAAAATTCATCCGCCTCTCGGACAGGGATTATTTTGAGGTCTTGAGGACAAAACTGAAGTGGGGGGAACGGTGA
- a CDS encoding uracil-DNA glycosylase produces MQDKSPHPPFDKGGQGGIYPLPDKDSALKTLREEIGDCKRCKLSSGRTNIVFGEGNPESELMFIGEGPGREEDLQARPFVGEAGTVLTNLIVKMGLRREDVYIANIVKCRPPMNRDPEEDEINSCMPFVQEQASIINPKVIIALGRISAQNLLNTKTPISKLRGRFYEYDGIPVMPTFHPAYLLRNPKDKWLTWGDAQKVMEKLKK; encoded by the coding sequence ATGCAGGATAAATCCCCCCATCCCCCCTTTGACAAAGGGGGGCAAGGGGGGATTTATCCGTTACCCGATAAGGACTCTGCCCTTAAGACATTGAGGGAGGAAATTGGAGACTGCAAACGGTGCAAGCTTTCAAGCGGCAGGACAAACATTGTCTTTGGCGAGGGCAATCCTGAGTCTGAACTTATGTTTATTGGAGAAGGACCCGGCAGGGAAGAAGACCTTCAGGCAAGACCTTTTGTCGGCGAGGCAGGAACGGTTCTTACCAACCTTATCGTGAAAATGGGTTTAAGGCGCGAAGACGTTTACATAGCTAATATTGTAAAGTGCAGGCCTCCGATGAACAGGGACCCGGAGGAAGACGAAATTAATTCGTGTATGCCTTTTGTTCAGGAACAGGCAAGTATAATCAATCCGAAGGTTATTATTGCGCTTGGAAGGATTTCAGCGCAGAACCTTCTTAATACAAAAACCCCGATAAGCAAATTAAGGGGTAGATTTTATGAATACGACGGTATTCCCGTGATGCCGACATTTCATCCTGCGTATTTGCTCAGGAACCCAAAGGATAAATGGCTGACATGGGGTGATGCGCAGAAGGTGATGGAGAAACTGAAGAAATAA
- a CDS encoding HIT domain-containing protein: MKRLWAPWRMEYILSDEKHKGCLFCDFIKQEKRNDKKNLILHRGKHCFVILNRYPYNGGHLMVVPYFHTPTFDGLSDKALFDLIKTVEKSVGILIKALSPDGFNMGLNFGKVAGAGMEQHMHIHVVPRWAGDTDSMPIISEIRVMPEHLRKTYDKLRKFFK; the protein is encoded by the coding sequence ATGAAGAGGCTGTGGGCGCCGTGGAGAATGGAATATATCTTATCCGATGAAAAACACAAGGGCTGCCTTTTCTGCGATTTTATAAAACAGGAAAAACGAAATGACAAAAAAAATTTAATTCTGCACAGGGGGAAACACTGCTTTGTGATTTTAAACCGCTATCCTTATAACGGCGGACATCTGATGGTGGTCCCCTATTTTCATACACCAACCTTTGACGGTCTTTCAGACAAGGCTCTTTTTGATTTGATAAAGACTGTGGAAAAATCAGTAGGTATTCTAATAAAGGCGCTGAGCCCCGATGGTTTTAACATGGGGCTTAATTTTGGCAAGGTTGCGGGCGCCGGCATGGAACAGCATATGCACATTCACGTGGTCCCGCGATGGGCGGGCGATACTGACAGCATGCCCATAATTTCGGAAATAAGGGTGATGCCCGAGCACCTGAGAAAAACCTACGACAAACTAAGAAAATTCTTCAAGTAG
- a CDS encoding tetratricopeptide repeat protein, translating into MENAEEACNVTTSNKISLLHKPTVHILLIVIIGLIAYSKTFHVPFYFDDINNIVKNSFIKDLRYFTEPSKAKTAGAKGIEYYAFKYDGFKNRFIGFLTFALNYKLHGLNVTGYHIVNLAIHLLNALLIYRLVLLTFQTPYFRCQSVKVSECQSGGVSESQSFDTLILGYSDTKFVALFSSLLFVSHPIQTQAVTYIIQRLTSLSTLFYLLSLVMYVKFKIQNTDKRQKIFSLSSVFWYLTSVLSAVLAMKTKEIAFTLPIIITLYEIFFFNPKLKTQNPELETLNSQTKACGYISRLTPYALRFLYLTPFLLTLLIIPISHIGAPQSAGDLIGEVSETVRVQTTMSRVDYLFTQFRVIITYIRLLFLPVNQNLDYDYPVYHSFFEPNVFLSFLFLLSILGLGVYLFYYSKTKQQTSDTQAEAPYQVRGRLCGYTSCLTPHVLRLTAFGVFWFFITLSVESSVIPIVDVIFEHRLYLPSVGAFIAIITLIFFMTKSLKNKWHLINNIITTGLTLIIITFTWATYSRNTVWQDEIVLWENVIKKSPNKARGYNELGIAYMNREIFDKATSKFQIAIELDPHFTDALHNLATVYSKINMFAVAIEMYNKVLNEKPDLFYIYNNLGVIYFKLGQFDKAFENYTKAITINPYFAEPYNNRGIIYARIKKYINAIEDYTKAITLDPTLVESYTNRGNSYDEEGLPDKALNDYTAAITINPKYADAYFNRGVTYFHLGNTASAMSDFQKSCDLGIKKGCEAL; encoded by the coding sequence ATGGAAAATGCAGAAGAAGCATGTAATGTTACTACGTCTAATAAAATAAGTCTTCTGCATAAACCAACCGTTCATATTTTATTAATTGTCATCATTGGACTGATTGCATACTCCAAGACCTTCCATGTACCTTTTTATTTTGATGATATAAACAATATTGTCAAAAATTCTTTTATTAAGGACCTCCGGTATTTCACAGAACCCTCAAAAGCAAAAACAGCAGGGGCAAAGGGTATTGAGTATTATGCCTTTAAATATGATGGCTTTAAAAACCGTTTCATAGGCTTCCTCACTTTTGCATTGAACTACAAGCTGCATGGTCTTAATGTCACAGGCTATCACATCGTTAATCTTGCAATTCATCTTCTGAACGCCCTGCTTATCTACCGGCTTGTCCTTCTTACATTTCAAACGCCGTATTTCAGGTGTCAAAGTGTCAAAGTATCAGAGTGTCAGAGTGGTGGAGTGTCAGAAAGTCAAAGCTTTGATACTTTGATACTTGGATACTCTGATACTAAGTTTGTTGCCTTGTTTTCAAGTCTGCTCTTTGTCTCCCATCCCATCCAGACACAGGCAGTTACCTATATAATCCAGAGGCTTACATCCCTTTCAACACTCTTTTATCTCCTGAGCCTTGTGATGTATGTGAAATTCAAAATTCAGAACACAGACAAGAGGCAAAAAATCTTTAGTCTGTCATCTGTGTTCTGGTATCTGACATCTGTCCTTTCTGCTGTTCTTGCCATGAAGACTAAGGAGATTGCATTCACCCTTCCGATAATCATAACGCTTTATGAAATTTTCTTTTTTAACCCTAAACTTAAAACCCAAAACCCTGAACTCGAAACTCTAAACTCGCAGACTAAAGCCTGCGGCTACATATCACGCCTTACCCCTTACGCCTTACGTTTTCTCTATCTAACCCCCTTTCTCCTTACCCTGCTTATCATTCCTATTTCTCATATCGGAGCTCCACAGTCTGCCGGAGATTTAATAGGCGAAGTATCAGAGACAGTAAGGGTTCAGACAACAATGTCAAGAGTGGACTATCTTTTTACTCAGTTCAGGGTGATTATCACATATATAAGGCTTTTATTTTTGCCGGTAAATCAAAATCTTGATTATGACTATCCGGTATATCATTCATTTTTTGAGCCGAATGTATTTTTGTCGTTTCTGTTTTTATTATCTATTTTGGGGCTCGGGGTTTATCTGTTTTATTATTCAAAAACCAAACAACAAACCTCGGATACGCAGGCTGAAGCCCCGTATCAAGTACGGGGCAGGCTCTGCGGCTACACATCATGCCTTACCCCTCACGTCTTACGTCTCACCGCCTTTGGAGTTTTCTGGTTCTTTATAACCTTGTCTGTTGAGTCAAGTGTTATTCCTATTGTGGACGTAATTTTTGAACACAGACTATATCTGCCATCAGTCGGTGCGTTCATTGCAATAATAACTCTTATATTTTTTATGACAAAAAGCTTAAAAAACAAATGGCACCTGATAAATAACATAATCACCACAGGACTTACGTTAATCATTATTACATTTACCTGGGCTACTTATTCAAGAAATACTGTATGGCAAGATGAAATAGTGCTATGGGAAAATGTGATAAAAAAGAGCCCGAATAAGGCAAGAGGTTATAATGAATTGGGGATAGCTTATATGAACAGAGAAATATTTGATAAAGCTACTTCCAAATTTCAAATAGCCATAGAATTAGATCCACATTTTACAGATGCACTTCATAATCTTGCAACTGTTTACAGTAAAATAAATATGTTTGCCGTGGCAATTGAAATGTATAACAAAGTTTTAAATGAAAAACCGGATTTATTCTACATCTACAATAATCTCGGAGTCATTTATTTTAAACTAGGGCAATTTGATAAAGCCTTCGAAAATTATACAAAAGCAATCACCATAAATCCCTATTTTGCAGAACCTTACAATAATCGTGGAATTATCTATGCCAGAATAAAAAAATATATAAATGCCATTGAAGATTATACAAAAGCAATTACCCTGGATCCAACACTCGTAGAGTCTTATACAAACCGCGGGAATTCATACGATGAAGAAGGCCTCCCTGATAAGGCTCTTAATGACTATACTGCAGCAATTACTATAAATCCGAAATATGCTGATGCCTATTTTAATCGCGGCGTTACCTATTTCCATCTTGGTAATACTGCAAGTGCGATGTCAGACTTCCAAAAATCTTGTGATTTGGGAATTAAAAAGGGATGTGAGGCATTATGA
- a CDS encoding thioredoxin domain-containing protein, with protein MKRFTKLTLSMLAMIVFAAFTSNGVFAGTQPAQKAQKEEKKASPDIQNTLKEIQKTQKEILLKLDALEKKVSSPAQPARPAVDFSKVYTIPIGNSPVKGDKNAPVTITEFSDFQCPYCAQLEPTLNDVLKAYPKEVKLVFKQYPLPFHPHAKNATKASLAAFEQGKFWEMHDLIFANFTKLGEDKFKEFAAQLGLNMEKFNTDYSSSKYDAQIQQDITLGNNVGVTGTPTLFINGKRMQGRSLDDFKATIDSELKKK; from the coding sequence ATGAAACGCTTTACAAAACTGACATTATCCATGCTTGCAATGATTGTTTTTGCAGCCTTTACAAGTAACGGGGTTTTTGCAGGGACTCAACCCGCTCAAAAAGCTCAAAAAGAAGAAAAGAAGGCATCCCCCGACATACAGAATACGCTTAAGGAAATCCAGAAAACACAAAAAGAAATCCTCCTGAAACTTGATGCCCTTGAAAAGAAAGTCTCAAGTCCTGCACAACCTGCAAGGCCCGCTGTTGATTTCAGTAAAGTTTATACCATTCCCATCGGAAATTCACCTGTAAAAGGCGACAAGAATGCGCCTGTTACCATTACAGAGTTTTCTGATTTCCAGTGTCCTTACTGCGCCCAGCTTGAGCCCACTTTAAACGATGTTCTAAAGGCTTATCCAAAAGAGGTTAAGCTGGTTTTTAAACAATATCCGTTGCCTTTCCACCCTCATGCAAAAAATGCGACTAAGGCGAGTCTCGCAGCTTTTGAACAGGGCAAATTCTGGGAAATGCACGACCTTATCTTTGCAAATTTCACCAAGCTTGGCGAAGACAAATTCAAGGAATTCGCAGCACAGCTCGGGCTGAATATGGAAAAATTTAATACTGACTATTCCAGCAGTAAATATGACGCACAGATACAGCAGGACATAACACTCGGCAATAACGTTGGAGTAACAGGCACGCCCACTCTTTTTATAAATGGGAAGAGGATGCAGGGCAGGTCACTTGATGATTTTAAGGCGACAATTGACAGTGAGCTGAAAAAGAAATAG